One Allostreptomyces psammosilenae DNA segment encodes these proteins:
- a CDS encoding transketolase: MTVTHHTTGHVTPSTDLADVFELAQQLRVDSVRASTAAGSGHPTSSMSAADVMAVLLARHLTFDWRRPDHPANDHLILSKGHASPLLYAMFKAAGVISDDELVTTYRRAGSRLQGHPTPILPWVDVATGSLGQGLPYGVGVALAGRVLELLPYRVWVLCGDSEMSEGSIWEALDKASYYGLTNLTAIVDVNRLGQRGPTELGWDIDAYASRITAFGCHALMIDGHDLREIDAALDAVSHADRPTVILARTLKGRGFSEVEDADGWHGKALPQDMADRAVAELGGVRQLTVAGPAPTARQEPAPAQAPASVDLPRYEVGEKVATRLAFGKALAALGARPEVVALDAEVGNSTHAEEFGKVHPERYFQTFIAEQAMIAAAVGLSVRGYRPFASTFAAFLTRAHDFVRMAAISQATLALSGSHCGVEIGEDGPSQMGLEDLAMMRSVQGSTVLYPSDATSATALTAAMADLPGISYLRTTRGKYPVLYPADEPFPVGGCKILRSSGTEDHVTLVGAGVTVHECLAAADDLSQRGIRARVIDLYSVKPVDDETLRRAVAETGALVVVEDHHPEGGLGEAVLSALAPHGGTGRFAHLAVRELPASGSSAELLEAAGISARHIAWAARRVAG; this comes from the coding sequence ATGACCGTGACCCACCACACCACCGGACACGTCACGCCCTCGACCGACCTGGCGGACGTCTTCGAACTCGCGCAGCAGCTGCGGGTCGACTCCGTGCGGGCCAGCACCGCCGCCGGCTCCGGACACCCCACCTCCAGCATGTCCGCCGCCGACGTGATGGCCGTGCTGCTCGCCCGCCACCTCACCTTCGACTGGCGACGCCCGGACCACCCGGCCAACGACCACCTGATCCTGTCCAAGGGCCACGCCTCCCCGCTGCTGTACGCGATGTTCAAGGCCGCCGGCGTCATCTCCGACGACGAACTGGTCACGACGTACCGCCGGGCGGGCAGCCGGCTCCAGGGACACCCCACCCCGATCCTGCCCTGGGTCGACGTCGCGACCGGATCGCTCGGCCAGGGGCTGCCCTACGGCGTCGGCGTGGCCCTGGCCGGACGGGTGCTGGAACTGCTGCCCTACCGGGTGTGGGTGCTGTGCGGGGACAGCGAGATGAGCGAGGGCTCCATCTGGGAGGCCCTGGACAAGGCGTCGTACTACGGCCTGACCAACCTCACCGCCATCGTGGACGTCAACCGGCTCGGCCAGCGCGGCCCCACCGAACTCGGCTGGGACATCGACGCCTACGCCAGCCGGATCACCGCCTTCGGCTGCCACGCGCTGATGATCGACGGCCACGACCTGCGCGAGATCGACGCCGCCCTCGACGCCGTCTCGCACGCCGACCGCCCCACCGTGATCCTCGCCCGCACCCTCAAGGGCCGCGGCTTCTCCGAGGTCGAGGACGCCGACGGCTGGCACGGCAAGGCCCTGCCGCAGGACATGGCCGACCGGGCCGTGGCCGAACTCGGCGGGGTGCGGCAGCTCACCGTCGCCGGCCCCGCCCCCACCGCGCGCCAGGAACCCGCCCCGGCCCAGGCCCCGGCGTCCGTGGACCTGCCGCGCTATGAGGTCGGCGAGAAGGTCGCCACCCGGCTGGCCTTCGGCAAGGCGCTGGCCGCCCTCGGCGCCCGCCCGGAGGTGGTGGCGCTGGACGCGGAGGTCGGCAACTCCACCCACGCGGAGGAGTTCGGCAAGGTCCACCCCGAGCGCTACTTCCAGACCTTCATCGCCGAACAGGCCATGATCGCGGCGGCCGTCGGGCTGTCGGTGCGCGGCTACCGGCCGTTCGCCAGCACCTTCGCCGCCTTCCTCACCCGCGCCCACGACTTCGTCCGGATGGCCGCCATCTCCCAGGCCACCCTGGCCCTGAGCGGCTCGCACTGCGGCGTGGAGATCGGCGAGGACGGCCCCTCCCAGATGGGCCTGGAGGACCTGGCGATGATGCGCTCCGTGCAGGGTTCCACCGTCCTCTACCCGAGCGACGCCACCAGCGCCACCGCCCTCACCGCCGCCATGGCCGACCTCCCCGGCATCAGCTACCTGCGCACCACCCGCGGCAAGTACCCCGTGCTCTACCCGGCCGACGAGCCCTTCCCGGTCGGCGGCTGCAAGATCCTGCGCAGCAGCGGCACGGAGGACCACGTCACGCTGGTCGGGGCGGGGGTGACCGTGCACGAGTGCCTGGCCGCCGCCGACGACCTGAGCCAGCGCGGCATCCGGGCCCGGGTGATCGACCTGTACTCGGTCAAGCCGGTCGACGACGAGACGCTGCGCCGCGCCGTAGCCGAGACCGGCGCGCTCGTCGTCGTGGAGGACCACCACCCCGAGGGCGGCCTCGGGGAGGCCGTGCTGAGCGCCCTGGCGCCGCACGGCGGCACCGGCCGCTTCGCCCACCTCGCCGTCCGTGAGCTGCCGGCGTCCGGCAGCTCCGCGGAACTGCTGGAGGCCGCCGGCATCTCCGCCCGCCACATCGCCTGGGCCGCCCGCCGCGTCGCCGGCTGA
- a CDS encoding MFS transporter, whose product MDQASTPDPPPATGPAVRMGTPRGRRVLLVTVLGSGMAMLDATVVGIAVPVIGREFEADVGALQWVVNAYTLVLSGLLLLGGSLGDRLGRRRIFLQGTAAFAVASALCALAPNAPVLIAGRALQGVGAALLVPGSLALLEASFVREHRARAIGAWSGLGGVATAAGPFIGGWLIDAASWRLIFLINLPLAAAVWFVGLRHVPESRAPGVHGRLDVVGAAVITGGLGLLTYALIAGEGRGWSSWPIVGALVLGLGLLVAFVFWEGRTASPLLPLSIFSSRQLTAANVVTFVVYGALGAAVFLLPVVLQGSAGYSPLASGVALLPLTVLMLLLSSASGELATRIGPRAQMAVGPVVAAVGIALFVRIDTVGDYPTQVLPGAVVLGLGLAITVAPLTATALGSAPPEHAGIASAVNNDVARAAGLLAVAVVPPVSGITADAYLRPEVLLAGFRVAMLVCAVACAVGGVLAALLIRNPPRRPGPDGTAGAEAEVGAGAGARKGDGGEREDGDHPSPCFHCGLDAPPPTPTAPPPTPGPPDQPPPRR is encoded by the coding sequence ATGGACCAGGCGAGCACTCCCGACCCTCCCCCGGCGACCGGGCCCGCGGTGCGGATGGGCACCCCGCGCGGCCGTCGCGTGCTGCTGGTGACCGTGCTGGGCTCGGGCATGGCGATGCTGGACGCCACGGTCGTCGGCATCGCCGTGCCGGTGATCGGCCGGGAGTTCGAGGCGGACGTCGGCGCCCTGCAGTGGGTGGTCAACGCCTACACGCTGGTGCTGTCCGGCCTGCTGCTGCTCGGTGGCTCGCTCGGTGACCGCCTCGGCCGGCGGCGGATCTTCCTCCAGGGCACCGCGGCCTTCGCGGTGGCGTCGGCGCTGTGCGCGCTCGCGCCCAACGCGCCCGTGCTGATCGCCGGGCGGGCGCTGCAGGGCGTCGGCGCGGCGCTGCTGGTGCCGGGCAGCCTGGCGCTGCTGGAGGCGTCGTTCGTGCGGGAGCACCGTGCGCGGGCCATCGGGGCCTGGTCCGGGCTGGGCGGGGTGGCCACCGCCGCCGGGCCGTTCATCGGGGGGTGGCTGATCGACGCGGCGTCCTGGCGGCTGATCTTCCTGATCAACCTGCCGCTGGCCGCCGCCGTCTGGTTCGTCGGCCTGCGGCACGTGCCGGAGTCCCGGGCGCCGGGCGTCCACGGCCGGTTGGACGTGGTGGGCGCGGCCGTGATCACCGGCGGGCTGGGCCTGCTCACCTACGCCCTGATCGCGGGCGAGGGGCGGGGCTGGTCGTCCTGGCCGATCGTCGGCGCGCTGGTCCTCGGGCTCGGGCTGCTGGTGGCCTTCGTGTTCTGGGAGGGCCGGACGGCGTCGCCGCTGCTGCCGCTGTCGATCTTCTCCTCCCGGCAGCTGACCGCCGCCAACGTGGTGACCTTCGTGGTCTACGGGGCGCTGGGGGCGGCGGTGTTCCTGCTGCCGGTGGTGCTCCAGGGCAGCGCCGGGTACTCGCCGCTGGCCTCCGGGGTGGCCCTGCTGCCGCTGACCGTGCTGATGCTGCTGCTGTCCAGCGCGTCGGGGGAGTTGGCCACGCGGATCGGCCCGCGGGCGCAGATGGCCGTCGGGCCGGTGGTGGCGGCCGTCGGGATCGCCCTGTTCGTGCGGATCGACACCGTCGGCGACTACCCGACGCAGGTGCTGCCCGGGGCCGTGGTGCTCGGGCTGGGGTTGGCGATCACGGTCGCGCCGCTGACCGCCACCGCGCTCGGTTCGGCCCCGCCGGAGCACGCCGGGATCGCCTCCGCGGTGAACAACGACGTCGCCCGCGCCGCCGGTCTGCTGGCCGTCGCGGTGGTGCCGCCGGTGTCCGGCATCACGGCGGACGCCTACCTGCGTCCGGAGGTGCTGCTGGCCGGGTTCCGTGTCGCGATGCTGGTCTGCGCGGTGGCCTGTGCCGTGGGAGGCGTGCTCGCCGCCCTGCTGATCCGCAACCCGCCGCGCCGGCCCGGCCCCGACGGCACTGCCGGAGCGGAGGCGGAGGTCGGAGCCGGAGCCGGAGCCAGGAAGGGCGACGGGGGTGAGCGGGAGGACGGGGACCACCCGAGCCCGTGCTTCCACTGCGGCCTCGACGCGCCGCCGCCCACCCCCACGGCGCCGCCGCCCACCCCCGGGCCACCCGACCAGCCGCCGCCACGCCGCTGA
- a CDS encoding MarR family winged helix-turn-helix transcriptional regulator: MSVRDGAEESGAARAEGWRALAALHARIEIRIERALQAGHGLSVSEYTVLDVLSNQQGWHMRMQQLAQAVVLSQSATTRLVSRLEDQGLLTRYLCATDRRGIYTEVSEKGRRVLEEARPTHDAALRDALAEAAERPELVPLVRALEPTGLR, translated from the coding sequence ATGTCGGTGCGTGACGGTGCCGAGGAGTCGGGCGCGGCGCGCGCCGAGGGATGGCGGGCGCTCGCTGCCCTGCACGCCCGGATCGAGATCCGGATCGAGCGCGCGCTCCAGGCGGGGCACGGCCTGAGCGTGAGCGAGTACACCGTGCTGGACGTGCTCAGCAACCAGCAGGGCTGGCACATGCGGATGCAGCAGCTGGCACAGGCCGTGGTGCTCAGCCAGAGCGCCACCACCCGGCTGGTGTCCCGGCTGGAGGACCAGGGGCTGCTGACCCGCTACCTGTGCGCGACGGATCGCCGGGGCATCTACACCGAGGTGAGCGAGAAGGGCCGCCGGGTGCTGGAGGAGGCGCGTCCCACCCACGACGCCGCGCTGCGCGACGCCCTCGCCGAGGCCGCCGAGCGGCCCGAACTGGTCCCGCTGGTCCGCGCCCTGGAGCCGACGGGCCTGCGCTGA
- a CDS encoding RNA polymerase sigma factor — protein sequence MVRQLWLLTGRQSDAERAAHRAFMRAWRQWKRVRGEPDPEAWIRAVACEEALRAPRRAAHRRRLPRRPPHELREPCPTAETPPGTKPATGTETATGTETATGPAADQPGAPARVHRPTEPRPTEPRPTELQVWCVLDAMLRLSAGQRLVVLLHDGVGLPPAAVAEDAGYGRWTTRSRLRGGRARLARLLAAELSERARSEPDGTEAGREIALLLNRAATALVPSPPAPDLVRRSVRRRRRRRLAAGTALVASATAAGVAGGVFVANLLNEGSTPPAQPDAGNHHPAPTDGYTGVGSDTAARWAPPSRAQVGAVAPGLVPRGALPRHAPGLGIVDATAVAPVTPAGVPSLVCPPLGGPECPLAPGPALPVIGSPADPAASAASVDSSGPLPGAPPGSP from the coding sequence GTGGTCCGGCAGCTCTGGCTGCTGACGGGCCGGCAGAGCGACGCGGAGCGGGCCGCGCACCGCGCGTTCATGCGCGCGTGGCGCCAATGGAAGCGGGTCCGCGGTGAACCGGACCCGGAGGCGTGGATCCGGGCCGTCGCCTGCGAGGAGGCGCTCCGCGCGCCCCGACGGGCCGCGCACCGGCGACGCCTCCCCCGCCGCCCGCCCCACGAGCTGCGTGAGCCGTGCCCGACGGCGGAGACGCCCCCGGGGACGAAGCCGGCCACCGGGACGGAGACGGCCACCGGGACGGAGACGGCCACCGGACCGGCAGCCGACCAGCCGGGCGCACCGGCCCGGGTGCACCGCCCGACGGAGCCACGACCGACCGAACCACGCCCGACGGAGCTACAGGTGTGGTGCGTCCTGGACGCGATGCTGCGGCTGTCCGCCGGCCAGCGGCTCGTGGTCCTGCTGCACGACGGCGTGGGCCTCCCGCCGGCGGCGGTCGCCGAGGACGCCGGGTACGGCCGGTGGACGACACGGAGCCGGCTGCGCGGGGGGCGCGCCCGGCTGGCCAGGCTGCTGGCCGCGGAGCTGTCCGAGCGGGCCCGGAGCGAACCGGACGGCACCGAGGCCGGGCGGGAGATCGCCCTGCTGCTCAACCGCGCGGCCACCGCCCTGGTCCCGTCCCCACCAGCCCCGGATCTGGTGCGCCGGTCCGTCCGTCGCAGGCGGCGCCGTCGGCTGGCCGCCGGCACGGCGCTCGTCGCGTCCGCGACGGCCGCGGGCGTGGCCGGCGGCGTGTTCGTCGCGAACCTGCTCAACGAGGGGTCGACGCCGCCGGCCCAGCCGGACGCGGGCAACCACCACCCGGCACCGACCGACGGCTACACGGGTGTGGGCAGCGACACCGCGGCACGGTGGGCGCCGCCGAGCCGGGCGCAGGTCGGCGCGGTCGCCCCGGGACTGGTGCCGCGCGGCGCGCTGCCCCGCCACGCGCCGGGCCTGGGCATCGTCGACGCGACGGCGGTCGCCCCGGTCACCCCGGCCGGCGTTCCCTCGCTGGTCTGCCCGCCCCTGGGCGGCCCAGAGTGCCCGCTGGCCCCCGGACCGGCGCTCCCCGTCATCGGATCGCCGGCGGATCCCGCCGCGTCCGCCGCGTCCGTCGATTCCTCCGGTCCGCTCCCGGGAGCGCCCCCGGGATCCCCCTGA
- a CDS encoding cell division protein PerM, with protein sequence MTQLNPDTGRIGLSGSAGPAGSAGGTGRRAAQPAPAALRAAGAGAGALIGAATACLGLLIHGLVGIGLWVASPYHDGTMDAALHTAMCLWFAGHGADLVREVSPGLPTVPASLTPLGLAVLPALLLVRSGRALAHGPWTRDSAEPGHHADHAPDRHPGGATAGAHVPAAGADRSVRADRGVPADHAVGADHAVRADSPTHPAPGGRGGPEPIRMLPPLGGLVLGYATTAVLVAGATDAARLSAPAASVAVMCAAVALLFAAIGACLESGSRPWRDLLLWWQWRADDPDGPQSWVLRACAPAVARGALHGACAMATALVGAGALLAAVALTLHAGLAVEYLRVLARDLPGGVAVTLLCLAAVPNAAAWGAAYLLGPGFAVGAGTSVSPAGVTLGPLPDFPLLAALPTPPGTAGGWAWAALAAPALGGVVAGAVVLRAAADWEATARAHGCGGRAGEGVDASAAGADGGAGCGGGGGLPSAGLGTGATAVAVLGAAVFAGVVMAVASWLCGGAMGDGRMAELGPRPWLVGVATGGWTAGAGLPTALLLRRRAAGGGEAVDGVEAVGAAEAGGGAAEPAASGEASFRPAAARDTAGAWWGRVRATCRRRAKGHGRGAERRPGDDGDGDDFGTLPGYRDYLHLVRQGGHAPDDEGDVDVEDAPAGDAAESAAGLVPRHTTGGVPPNV encoded by the coding sequence ATGACCCAGCTGAACCCGGACACCGGCCGAATCGGGCTGAGCGGTTCCGCCGGTCCTGCCGGTTCCGCCGGTGGTACGGGGCGGCGTGCGGCCCAACCCGCCCCCGCGGCGCTCCGTGCAGCCGGAGCCGGTGCCGGAGCCCTGATCGGAGCGGCCACCGCCTGCCTCGGCCTGCTGATCCACGGCCTGGTCGGCATCGGCCTGTGGGTCGCCTCCCCGTACCACGACGGCACGATGGACGCGGCGCTGCACACGGCCATGTGCCTGTGGTTCGCCGGACACGGCGCCGACCTGGTGCGCGAGGTGAGCCCCGGCCTGCCCACCGTCCCGGCCAGCCTGACGCCGCTCGGCCTGGCGGTGCTGCCGGCCCTCCTGCTGGTGCGGTCCGGCCGCGCGCTGGCCCACGGCCCGTGGACGCGCGACAGCGCGGAACCGGGCCACCACGCGGATCACGCCCCGGATCGCCACCCGGGCGGGGCCACCGCCGGCGCACACGTCCCCGCCGCGGGCGCCGATCGCTCCGTTCGTGCCGACCGCGGCGTTCCTGCCGATCACGCCGTTGGTGCCGATCACGCCGTTCGTGCCGACTCGCCGACGCACCCGGCCCCGGGCGGGCGCGGTGGGCCCGAGCCGATCCGCATGCTGCCGCCGCTTGGCGGGCTCGTCCTCGGATACGCCACCACCGCCGTGCTGGTCGCCGGCGCCACCGACGCCGCCCGGCTGAGCGCACCCGCCGCCTCCGTGGCCGTGATGTGTGCGGCCGTGGCGCTGCTGTTCGCGGCGATCGGCGCCTGCCTGGAGTCCGGCTCGCGGCCGTGGCGCGACCTGCTGCTGTGGTGGCAGTGGCGCGCCGACGACCCGGACGGACCGCAGTCGTGGGTCCTGCGTGCCTGCGCGCCCGCCGTCGCCCGCGGCGCCCTGCACGGCGCCTGCGCGATGGCCACGGCGCTGGTCGGCGCGGGCGCCCTGCTGGCGGCCGTCGCCCTGACGCTGCACGCCGGCCTCGCCGTCGAGTACCTGCGCGTGCTCGCCCGCGACCTCCCCGGGGGCGTCGCCGTCACGCTGCTCTGCCTGGCCGCCGTGCCGAACGCGGCGGCGTGGGGCGCCGCCTACCTGCTCGGGCCTGGTTTCGCGGTCGGCGCCGGCACGTCCGTCTCCCCGGCCGGCGTCACGCTGGGGCCCCTCCCGGACTTCCCGCTGCTCGCCGCCCTCCCCACGCCGCCCGGCACGGCCGGTGGCTGGGCGTGGGCCGCCCTCGCCGCGCCGGCGCTCGGCGGCGTTGTGGCCGGGGCCGTGGTGCTCCGCGCCGCCGCCGACTGGGAGGCGACAGCCCGCGCCCACGGCTGCGGGGGACGGGCCGGGGAGGGCGTCGACGCTTCTGCCGCGGGGGCCGACGGCGGTGCGGGTTGCGGGGGCGGCGGTGGGTTGCCGTCGGCCGGGCTCGGTACCGGCGCCACGGCCGTGGCGGTGCTGGGCGCGGCGGTGTTCGCCGGGGTGGTGATGGCGGTGGCATCGTGGCTGTGCGGGGGCGCGATGGGCGACGGGCGGATGGCCGAGCTCGGTCCGCGCCCGTGGTTGGTGGGCGTTGCCACCGGCGGGTGGACGGCGGGCGCCGGCCTCCCCACCGCCCTGCTGCTGCGTCGCCGGGCTGCCGGTGGGGGTGAGGCCGTGGATGGCGTTGAGGCCGTGGGTGCCGCTGAGGCCGGCGGCGGGGCGGCGGAACCGGCGGCATCGGGGGAGGCCTCCTTCCGGCCCGCCGCTGCTCGGGACACCGCGGGGGCGTGGTGGGGGCGGGTGCGGGCGACCTGCCGCCGGCGGGCCAAGGGCCACGGCCGAGGCGCCGAGCGGCGGCCGGGGGACGATGGCGACGGCGACGACTTCGGCACGTTGCCCGGCTACCGCGACTACCTGCACCTGGTCCGCCAGGGCGGTCACGCGCCGGACGACGAGGGGGATGTGGATGTGGAGGACGCGCCGGCCGGCGACGCGGCGGAAAGTGCCGCAGGGCTCGTGCCCCGACACACGACCGGCGGCGTGCCCCCGAACGTGTGA
- the purN gene encoding phosphoribosylglycinamide formyltransferase, with translation MSFPARTPGPARLVVLVSGSGTNLQALIDACADPSYGARVVAVGSDRLGIAGLERAERAGIPTFTASLADFPDRAAWDHALTEATAAHDPDLVVSAGFMKIVGAQFLARFAGRIVNTHPALLPAFPGAHGVRDALAYGAKVTGCTVHLVDEGVDTGPIIAQGAVPVLPEDDEDTLHERIKQVERSLLVDVVGRIAREGHRIEGRKVTIPS, from the coding sequence GTGTCGTTCCCCGCCCGGACCCCCGGCCCCGCCCGGCTGGTCGTGCTGGTCTCCGGCTCCGGCACCAATCTCCAGGCCCTCATTGACGCCTGCGCGGACCCCTCCTACGGCGCGCGCGTCGTCGCCGTCGGCTCCGACCGCCTCGGCATCGCCGGTCTGGAGCGCGCCGAGCGCGCCGGCATACCCACCTTCACCGCCTCGCTCGCGGACTTCCCGGACCGCGCGGCCTGGGATCACGCCCTCACCGAGGCGACCGCCGCCCACGACCCGGACCTGGTGGTCTCCGCCGGGTTCATGAAGATCGTCGGCGCCCAGTTCCTCGCCCGCTTCGCCGGCCGGATCGTCAACACCCACCCGGCCCTGCTGCCGGCCTTCCCCGGGGCCCACGGGGTCCGCGACGCCCTCGCCTACGGCGCCAAGGTGACCGGCTGCACGGTCCACCTCGTCGACGAGGGGGTGGACACCGGCCCGATCATCGCCCAGGGCGCCGTCCCCGTCCTGCCCGAGGACGACGAGGACACGCTCCACGAGCGCATCAAGCAGGTGGAGCGCTCCCTGCTCGTCGACGTCGTGGGCCGCATCGCCCGCGAGGGTCACCGCATCGAAGGCAGAAAGGTCACCATCCCCTCATGA
- the purH gene encoding bifunctional phosphoribosylaminoimidazolecarboxamide formyltransferase/IMP cyclohydrolase, whose translation MSSTPDAPAAGAERRPIRRALVSVYDKTGLEELARGLHAAGVELVSTGSTAARIAAAGVPVTRVEELTGFPECLDGRVKTLHPRVHAGILADLRLDSHRGQLAELGVEPFELVVVNLYPFRETVASGATPDECVEQIDIGGPSMVRAAAKNHPSVAVVTDPSRYGDVLAAVAAGGFDLAARKRLAGEAFRHTAAYDIAVATWFAEDYAPADSEDFPPFTAALRTRQEVLRYGENPHQAAALYSDGTGAGLAAAEQLHGKAMSYNNWVDTDAARRAAYDHAEPCVAIIKHANPCGIAVGADVAEAHRLAHACDPVSAYGGVIAVNRPVSVAMAEQVAEIFTEVIVAPEFEDGAVEVLARKKNIRVLRAPGAPGGPVETRAIDGGLLLQQVDRYQADGDDPANWTLATGAALGEDDLRDLAFAWRAVRSVKSNAILLASGGATVGVGMGQVNRVDSARLAVGRAGERAAGSVAASDAFFPFPDGLQVLIDGGVKAVVQPGGSVRDNEVIEAAKAAGITMYLTGTRHFFH comes from the coding sequence ATGAGTTCCACCCCCGACGCCCCCGCCGCCGGCGCCGAGCGGCGCCCGATCCGTCGCGCGCTCGTCAGCGTCTACGACAAGACCGGCCTGGAGGAGCTGGCCCGCGGCCTGCACGCCGCCGGCGTCGAGCTGGTCTCCACCGGCTCCACGGCCGCCCGGATCGCCGCGGCCGGCGTGCCCGTCACCCGGGTGGAGGAGCTGACCGGCTTCCCCGAGTGCCTGGACGGCCGGGTCAAGACCCTGCACCCCCGGGTGCACGCCGGCATCCTCGCCGACCTCCGCCTGGACTCCCACCGCGGGCAGCTCGCCGAGTTGGGCGTGGAGCCGTTCGAGCTGGTCGTGGTGAACCTCTACCCCTTCCGGGAGACCGTCGCCTCCGGCGCCACCCCCGACGAGTGCGTGGAGCAGATCGACATCGGCGGGCCCTCCATGGTGCGCGCCGCGGCCAAGAACCACCCCTCCGTGGCCGTGGTCACCGACCCCTCGCGGTACGGCGACGTCCTGGCGGCCGTGGCGGCCGGCGGGTTCGACCTGGCCGCCCGCAAGCGGCTGGCCGGCGAGGCGTTCCGGCACACCGCCGCCTACGACATCGCGGTGGCCACCTGGTTCGCCGAGGACTACGCCCCGGCCGACTCCGAGGACTTCCCGCCGTTCACCGCCGCGCTGCGCACCCGGCAGGAGGTGCTGCGCTACGGCGAGAACCCGCACCAGGCCGCCGCCCTGTACTCCGACGGCACCGGCGCCGGCCTCGCCGCCGCCGAGCAGCTGCACGGCAAGGCGATGTCCTACAACAACTGGGTGGACACCGACGCGGCCCGCCGCGCCGCCTACGACCACGCCGAGCCCTGCGTGGCCATCATCAAGCACGCCAACCCGTGCGGCATCGCGGTCGGCGCGGACGTCGCCGAGGCGCACCGGCTGGCCCACGCCTGCGACCCGGTGTCCGCGTACGGCGGTGTGATCGCGGTCAACCGGCCGGTGTCGGTGGCCATGGCCGAGCAGGTCGCGGAGATCTTCACCGAGGTCATCGTGGCCCCCGAGTTCGAGGACGGCGCGGTCGAGGTGCTCGCCCGGAAGAAGAACATCCGGGTGCTGCGCGCCCCCGGCGCCCCGGGTGGTCCGGTGGAGACCCGGGCGATCGACGGCGGCCTGCTGCTCCAGCAGGTCGACCGCTACCAGGCGGACGGCGACGACCCGGCGAACTGGACGCTGGCCACCGGCGCGGCGCTGGGCGAGGACGACCTGCGCGACCTCGCCTTCGCCTGGCGCGCGGTCCGCTCCGTGAAGTCCAACGCGATCCTGCTGGCCTCCGGCGGCGCCACCGTCGGTGTCGGCATGGGGCAGGTCAACCGGGTGGACTCGGCCCGCCTGGCGGTGGGCCGCGCCGGCGAGCGGGCGGCCGGCTCGGTGGCCGCCTCGGACGCCTTCTTCCCCTTCCCGGACGGCCTCCAGGTGCTGATCGACGGCGGCGTCAAGGCCGTGGTGCAGCCCGGTGGTTCGGTGCGGGACAACGAGGTGATCGAGGCGGCGAAGGCCGCCGGCATCACCATGTACCTCACCGGGACCCGGCACTTCTTCCACTGA